A single Aspergillus puulaauensis MK2 DNA, chromosome 7, nearly complete sequence DNA region contains:
- a CDS encoding thioredoxin domain-containing protein (COG:C,O;~EggNog:ENOG410PR62;~InterPro:IPR036249) produces MPHDTAPQPLQRDIDELDLSDDDAVFKALEEEDDTTYRAHRIEQLNTEFATSQKSNNQRTTLIEDSLYPSLNSDQSLLDFTTQAQRCVIHFAHPDFARCATMDEHIRALAARHQDARFARVDVRETPFVVEKLKIRVLPCVIGFTDGVAVERVLGFEGLGSGGSDGLEGFSTATLEKRLLAKGILSHTRFNAGDDEGSEADSGGEEDDSGKQGRSIRTGNTRAIKDDDDDDWD; encoded by the coding sequence ATGCCTCATGACACCGCCCCCCAACCGCTCCAACGAGACATAGACGAGCTCGACCTCTCCGATGATGACGCCGTTTTCAAAGccttggaagaagaggacgacaCCACCTACCGTGCCCACCGAATCGAACAACTCAATACCGAGTTCGCCACATCGCAAAAATCTAACAACCAAAGAACCACCCTCATCGAAGACTCTCTTTACCCGTCCTTAAACAGCGATCAATCCCTCCTAGATTTCACTACCCAGGCACAGCGATGCGTAATCCACTTTGCACATCCGGACTTTGCGCGCTGTGCGACCATGGATGAACACATCCGGGCGCTCGCGGCCCGGCATCAAGACGCGCGATTCGCAAGAGTCGACGTGCGTGAAACGCCGTTTGTCGTGGAAAAGTTGAAGATAAGGGTTCTTCCCTGTGTGATTGGGTTTACGGACGGGGTGGCAGTGGAAAGGGTGCTCGGGTTTGAAGGGCTGGGGTCGGGGGGCAGTGATGGGTTGGAAGGGTTTAGTACGGCGACCCTAGAGAAAAGGCTGTTGGCGAAAGGGATATTGTCACACACAAGGTTCAATgctggagacgatgaaggatCAGAGGCGGACAGTggtggcgaggaagacgattCTGGAAAACAGGGGCGGAGTATCCGAACTGGAAATACGCGAGCCATcaaggatgacgatgacgacgactGGGACTGA
- a CDS encoding 25S rRNA (uracil2634-N3)-methyltransferase (BUSCO:EOG09263W48;~COG:S;~EggNog:ENOG410PMQX;~InterPro:IPR019446;~PFAM:PF10354) yields the protein MSSFAKLSTKSSHSNSNTGGNKENKAPAGKNEKHQQKQHRKPIVPFQRTDRILLVGEGDFSFAHSLATYHRCRHLLATCYDSEKTLYTKYPQAEKNIADILDGLSKPKDSELQGPKVLFSVDAKKLGSGLGGGKNVRIGYPRKDREIPAWKKEKSANSGMDNERRDKAGPWDVICFNFPHVGGISTDVNRQVRANQELLVAFFKACIPLLAGKLEEVDDDDDDEEEHARGSDADENGSGEDASEKCDDDDGIVKAKDERRTEPGQILVTLFEGEPYTLWNIKDLARHAGLQAVTSFKFPWACYRGYSHARTLGKVERKDGGRGGWRGEDREARTYVFELKNDEHVVSGASGKRKKRSTETDDSESD from the exons ATGAGCTCCTTTGCGAAGCTCTCCACAAAGagcagccacagcaacagcaataCCGGTGGGAATAAGGAAAACAAGGCACCGGCTGGAAAGAATGAGAAACATCAGCAAAAGCAGCACAGAAAACCGATTGTACCGTTTCAGAGGACAGATCGGATACTATTGGTTGGAGAGG GAGACTTCTCTTTCGCCCATTCCCTAGCTACGTATCACCGATGCAGACACCTATTGGCAACATGCTACGACTCTGAAAAGACACTCTACACCAAATACCCTCAAGCCGAGAAGAATATCGCCGACATCCTTGACGGCTTGTCGAAGCCCAAGGATAGCGAACTCCAAGGCCCGAAGGTGCTATTCTCCGTTGACGCGAAAAAGCTCGGCTCTggactgggaggagggaagaatGTCCGAATTGGATATCCCAGAAAAGACCGGGAAATACCTGCctggaagaaagaaaagagtgCAAATTCCGGGATGGATAATGAGAGGAGGGATAAGGCTGGGCCCTGGGATGTGATATGCTTTAATTTCCCGCATGTAGGTGGAATTTCGACGGATGTGAACCGGCAGGTTAGGGCGAATCAGGAGCTTCTAGTTGCGTTCTTTAAGGCGTGTATACCCCTTTTGGCAGGGAAACTCGAGGAggttgacgacgacgacgacgatgaagaggagcatGCAAGGGGttctgatgctgatgaaAATGGCTCTGGTGAGGACGCGAGTGAAAAAtgcgatgatgacgacggcATTGTTAAGGCGAAAGACGAGCGGAGGACCGAACCCGGTCAGATATTGGTAACGCTCTTCGAGGGAGAACCTTACACGCTATGGAATATTAAGGACCTAGCGCGACATGCAGGGTTGCAGGCTGTGACGAGTTTTAAGTTCCCGTGGGCGTGCTATCGTGGATATTCCCACGCACGAACGCTGGGGAAAGTTGAAAGGAAGgatggtggaagaggagggtggcGAGGTGAAGATAGGGAAGCTAGGACGTACGTGTTTGAGCTCAAGAACGATGAGCACGTTGTGTCTGGGGCTTctggaaagaggaagaagagatcaACAGAAACAGACGATTCCGAGAGTGATTAG
- the SMI1 gene encoding SMI1/KNR4 family protein (COG:G;~EggNog:ENOG410PJXD;~InterPro:IPR018958,IPR009203;~PFAM:PF09346;~go_process: GO:0042546 - cell wall biogenesis [Evidence IEA]) — MSNPFGSAWRSFWHTMTSYDRHASHDSPYRTGRHVPLSQSRHEPLTSIATSAIESRPDLTSAYEDEQPNGISSPNRPYSPGMRSMSSHTRRSGDHGADGAEIQMQSFHDGAPPPPPVSHSWRKIERWLENHYEELYDNLCEGCTQNDINELEHELDCSLPLEVRESLMNHDGQERPGLPTGIIFGCMLLDCEEIVQEWKNWRTVNEEFLASPAMVNTPIPKATASSSSATPPPQASNPMWRQDLLERQDSQPPGAVQKAYAHPAWIPLARDWGGNCIAVDLAPGPAGKWGQVIIFGRDYDCKYVIARSWATFLAIFSDDICSGKAVVEEDSNELKLLEFKAQNVEPPYLEIMRWRADQKYGRKAPRRKAPNGLGLNTSTKSGKESPYGSPGPSEERGRSPHRFPNRGSTQSPKTQFGISSPLARVTEEASSPVHGTAESETADDTTAPAIKESHSEDLLEVATPQASGKENEGFGEQQSASKADSEKLQRRESNQGTSTAGLDNEVLGEMKNVAI; from the exons ATGTCAAACCC CTTCGGCTCAGCATGGCGCTCCTTTTGGCATACAATGACTTCCTACGACCGCCACGCGTCCCATGACTCCCCCTATCGAACAGGTAGACATGTGCCTCTCAGCCAAAGCCGCCATGAGCCTCTCACATCCATCGCGACAAGCGCTATCGAATCCCGACCGGATCTCACTAGCGCTTACGAGGACGAACAGCCGAATGGCATCAGCTCACCTAACCGTCCCTATTCCCCAGGAATGCGGTCAATGTCTTCTCACACTCGGCGGTCAGGAGACCACGGGGCGGATGGTGCGGAAATCCAGATGCAAAGCTTCCACGACGGggcaccccctcctccccctgTATCCCATTCGTGGAGAAAGATAGAGCGCTGGCTGGAAAATCATTACGAGGAACTTTACGATAATCTTTGCGAAGGTTGCACCCAGAACGATATCAACGAGCTGGAACACGAACTTGACTGCAGCCTTCCTTTGGAGGTTCGAGAATCTCTGATGAACCACGATGGCCAAGAACGCCCTGGTTTGCCGACTGGCATTATCTTCGGCTGCATGCTCCTTGACTGTGAGGAAATCGTGCAGGAATGGAAGAATTGGAGGACGGTCAATGAAGAGTTTCTCGCCTCTCCAGCAATGGTCAATACTCCGATCCCGAAGGCCACAGCCAGCTCATCTTCTGCCACACCTCCCCCTCAGGCGTCAAACCCAATGTGGCGACAGGACCTGCTCGAGCGACAAGACTCACAACCTCCAGGCGCAGTTCAGAAAGCCTACGCTCATCCCGCTTGGATCCCACTCGCTCGTGATTGGGGTGGCAATTGTATCGCAGTCGACTTAGCCCCTGGACCCGCGGGGAAATGGGGTCAAGTCATTATATTCGGCCGGGATTACGATTGCAAATACGTCATTGCTCGATCTTGGGCCACATTTCTTGCCATTTTCTCAGATGATATTTGCAGCGGCAAGGCTGTCGTGGAAGAGGACTCGAACGAATTGAAGCTCCTGGAATTCAAAGCGCAGAATGTGGAACCACCATACTTAGAGATCATGCGTTGGAGGGCAGATCAAAAATATGGCAGGAAAGCACCTCGCCGCAAGGCACCCAACGGCCTGggcctcaacaccagcaccaaatCTGGGAAGGAGTCACCTTATGGGAGCCCAGGCCCTAGTGAAGAGCGCGGGAGGTCACCACACCGTTTCCCAAATCGCGGTTCTACCCAAAGTCCAAAGACACAATTTGGCATTTCAAGTCCTCTTGCCCGTGTCACCGAGGAGGCTTCGAGCCCAGTCCACGGGACTGCTGAAAGCGAAACCGCCGACGATACTACCGCGCCTGCTATAAAGGAATCCCACAGTGAAGATCTTCTAGAAGTTGCGACTCCGCAGGCCTCGGGAAAGGAGAACGAAGGTTTTGGCGAGCAACAATCTGCGAGTAAGGCGGATTCCGAGAAGTTGCAAAGACGTGAATCAAACCAGGGAACCTCTACGGCCGGCTTGGACAATGAAGTCCTTGGCGAAATGAAGAACGTCGCCATCTAA
- the gmtA gene encoding GDP-mannose transporter (COG:G;~EggNog:ENOG410PGF5;~InterPro:IPR038736;~TransMembrane:10 (i40-60o72-89i110-132o138-155i162-182o202-220i232-253o273-295i302-322o328-347i);~go_function: GO:0005458 - GDP-mannose transmembrane transporter activity [Evidence IEA]), with amino-acid sequence MADSRKPDEYAIEMEKLDQSKKIQAPYSPPQSRSSSSSSVANNAAFSVLAYCGSSILMTVMNKYVLSANFNLNFFLLCVQSLVCITAIQTCKYCGLITYRDFNLDEARKWFPITLLLIGMIYTGSKALQFLSIPVYTIFKNLTIILIAYGEVLWFGGSVTNLTLFSFGLMVFSSVIAAWADIKHAVESNGDATSKVSTLNAGYIWMLINCLCTSSYVLGMRKRIKLTNFKDFDTMFYNNLLSIPVLIVCSGFLEDWSPANITQNFPPADRNGIMFAMILSGLSTVFISYTSAWCVRVTSSTTYSMVGALNKLPIAISGLVFFDAPVTFPSVSAILVGFVSGIVYAVAKIKQNAKPKVGILPTSNPVSASSQSMRDSLRS; translated from the exons ATGGCGGACAGCAGAAAACCCGATGAGTACGCGAttgagatggagaagttggacCAAAGTAAAAAAATTCAGGCGCCGTATTCGCCGCCTCAGTCGCGGAGTTCCTCGTCGAGTTCAGTCGCCAACAATGCTGCTTTCTCCGTTCTGGCATACTGCGGCTCATCTATTTTGATGACCGTCATGAATAAATACGTGCTCTCTGCGAATTTCAATTTAAATTTTTTCCTCCTGTGTGTACAG TCTCTCGTATGCATCACTGCCATCCAAACATGCAAATACTGTGGCCTTATCACATATCGTGACTTTAATCTAGATGAGGCTAGAAAGT GGTTCCCCATAACTCTCCTACTCATTGGTATGATTTACACCGGATCTAAGGCATTGCAATTTCTTTCGATCCCGGTCTACACCATTTTCAAAAACCTGACCATCATCCTAATCGCATACGGAGAGGTCTTGTGGTTCGGTGGCTCGGTCACAAACCTCACTCTATTCTCGTTCGGACTTATGGTTTTTAGCTCCGTCATCGCTGCCTGGGCCGACATCAAGCACGCAGTTGAAAGTAATGGCGATGCGACGTCAAAAGTTTCCACCTTGAATGCTGGATATATTTGGATGTTAATTAACTGTCTCTGCACGTCGTCTTATGTCCTGGGCATGCGCAAGAGGATCAAGTTGACCAACTTCAAGGATTTTGATA CCATGTTCTACAACAACCTCCTTTCGATTCCTGTTCTCATCGTCTGTTCCGGTTTCCTGGAAGATTGGTCACCTGCGAATATCACCCAGAATTTCCCCCCTGCTGACCGCAACGGCATTATGTTTGCCATGATCCTGTCCGGGTTGTCTACGGTGTTCATTTCTTATACATCCGCTTGGTGTGTTCGTGTCACTTCATCTACCACCTACTCAATGGTTGGTGCCCTCAACAAGCTTCCAATTGCTATCTCTGGAttggtcttcttcgacgcccCCGTTACTTTCCCTAGCGTGTCCGCCATTCTAGTTGGGTTTGTTAGTGGTATCGTGTACGCCGTTGCGAAGATCAAGCAAAACGCCAAGCCAAAGGTCGGGATTCTGCCAACCTCCAACCCAgtcagcgccagcagccagagcaTGAGGGATTCGTTGCGCTCGTGA